Proteins encoded within one genomic window of Bradyrhizobium sp. AZCC 1719:
- a CDS encoding aminoglycoside adenylyltransferase family protein, translating into MPIVPDEIAEQLQQALAVIEQHLSGQVHAIHLFGSAIDGGLKPHSDIDLLVTVNAALSPVARASLMTGLLAVSGTPKGGTPLRPLEVTVIVKAEVVPWRYSPRRELQFGEWLRGDVKRGIVEPPIEDRDLAILLTKLRRHSVALKGPRASDLFDPVPPADFRRALHETLSLWNCEDDLRGDERNIILTLARIWFSACTGEIASKDAAARWTLERLPHQHRPVMETALRAYLGGGEDDLGNRLDEVLAFARFCKVEVTSPSLPL; encoded by the coding sequence ATGCCTATTGTTCCCGACGAAATCGCTGAGCAGTTACAGCAGGCGCTTGCGGTCATCGAGCAGCACCTCAGCGGCCAGGTTCATGCTATCCATCTGTTCGGCTCTGCCATCGATGGTGGGCTGAAGCCGCATAGCGACATCGACTTGCTGGTTACCGTCAATGCCGCGCTTTCGCCTGTCGCGCGGGCCTCGTTAATGACGGGCTTGCTGGCGGTGTCGGGAACGCCGAAGGGTGGCACGCCGCTGCGCCCACTGGAAGTGACAGTCATCGTCAAAGCCGAAGTGGTGCCGTGGCGCTATTCTCCACGGCGTGAACTGCAATTCGGCGAGTGGCTGCGCGGCGACGTGAAGCGGGGAATCGTCGAACCTCCCATCGAGGATCGTGATCTTGCGATCCTGCTGACAAAGCTGCGTCGGCACAGTGTCGCCTTGAAGGGGCCCCGCGCGTCCGATCTTTTCGATCCTGTGCCGCCGGCTGACTTTCGCCGCGCGCTGCACGAAACATTGTCCCTGTGGAATTGCGAGGACGATCTCCGCGGTGACGAGAGGAACATCATTCTTACGCTGGCCCGCATCTGGTTCAGCGCCTGCACGGGCGAAATCGCGTCCAAGGATGCCGCTGCCCGATGGACGCTTGAACGCCTGCCGCATCAGCACCGGCCTGTCATGGAGACGGCGCTGCGGGCCTATCTCGGCGGGGGTGAAGACGATCTGGGCAATCGTCTCGATGAGGTCCTGGCTTTTGCCCGCTTCTGCAAGGTGGAAGTCACCTCGCCGTCACTTCCGCTATGA
- a CDS encoding ATP-dependent nuclease, translating to MRISRVRITNFANFAELDVATGESIVIVGENKVGKSNFVRALQLILDPGLSERDRQLGLEHFWDGLGEDKLGETIEIAVELTDFTGNPRLMAHLNDCVVDPGPPMVARLTYRFQPKANLGRDPESLADYEYIIFSGDDPEMSVGPSLRRMLPLDVQVALRDAEKDLSSWRNSPLRPLIEELATSLDEDARAEIQQQVNDAQAELVSHDEVVATAERISERLIAIAGEQHAVPLTLGLAPTRVDALLRSLRLLIDNGARGIPDASLGTANLIFLALKSLELDHLVTDGERDHTFFVVEEPEAHLHPHVQRLVYRYFLGSGGNGEEDTPPLTTILTTHSPHIASVTPIRSIVLLRYDAETNATVAVSTATAPLDERDEADLQRYIDVSRGEIFFARGVILVEGDAERFLVPAFAEALDIPLDMLGITVCSVGGTNFTPYVKLLGPQGLNIPHVILTDRDPNGRSPPRVRRRLINLLQLLEEGVDYRRLDADAVIARAEPFGYFVNSNTLEPELFTGGLAEDIQEVIERELAIGDDSREELQGWVDDPETLDDDRLIALIERVGKGRFAQALAPSVTEDTCPEYIRQALEHIRNAVA from the coding sequence GTGCGCATCTCACGAGTTAGAATAACCAATTTCGCCAACTTCGCGGAACTAGACGTCGCAACGGGCGAAAGCATCGTCATCGTCGGCGAGAACAAGGTCGGCAAGAGCAACTTCGTCCGTGCCCTGCAACTGATCCTCGACCCCGGCCTCTCCGAGCGTGATCGCCAGCTCGGGCTCGAGCATTTCTGGGACGGTCTAGGAGAGGACAAGCTTGGGGAGACGATCGAGATCGCGGTCGAGCTGACCGACTTCACCGGCAATCCGCGTCTGATGGCGCATCTTAATGACTGCGTGGTTGACCCCGGGCCGCCGATGGTCGCACGGCTCACCTATCGCTTTCAGCCGAAGGCCAATCTCGGGCGGGATCCGGAGAGTCTGGCCGACTATGAGTACATCATCTTCAGCGGCGACGATCCCGAGATGTCCGTCGGCCCATCGCTGCGGCGGATGCTGCCGCTCGACGTGCAGGTTGCGTTGCGCGATGCCGAGAAGGATCTGTCGAGTTGGCGCAACTCACCGCTGAGGCCGCTGATCGAGGAGTTGGCGACGTCGCTCGACGAGGATGCGCGCGCGGAAATCCAGCAGCAGGTGAACGACGCGCAGGCTGAGCTTGTCAGCCATGATGAGGTGGTCGCGACCGCAGAGCGGATCAGCGAGAGACTGATCGCCATTGCCGGGGAGCAGCATGCCGTCCCCTTGACGCTCGGTCTCGCGCCGACGCGGGTCGACGCGCTGCTGCGCAGCCTGCGTCTGCTCATCGACAATGGCGCACGTGGCATTCCCGACGCCAGTCTCGGCACCGCGAACCTGATTTTCCTGGCGCTCAAGAGTCTGGAACTCGATCACCTCGTCACGGATGGCGAGCGCGATCACACATTCTTCGTCGTCGAGGAGCCAGAGGCCCACCTTCACCCGCACGTCCAGCGTCTCGTCTATCGCTATTTCCTGGGCAGTGGCGGGAATGGCGAAGAAGATACGCCGCCGCTCACGACGATCCTGACGACGCACTCGCCGCATATCGCCAGCGTCACGCCGATCCGCTCGATCGTGCTGCTCCGCTACGACGCGGAAACGAATGCGACGGTGGCGGTTTCGACCGCCACGGCTCCGCTCGATGAGCGCGACGAGGCGGACCTTCAGCGCTATATCGATGTGAGCCGTGGTGAAATCTTCTTCGCCCGAGGGGTGATCCTGGTCGAGGGCGACGCGGAGCGCTTCCTGGTGCCCGCCTTTGCAGAGGCGCTGGACATTCCGCTCGATATGCTGGGCATCACGGTATGCTCGGTCGGCGGCACCAATTTCACGCCTTACGTCAAGCTGCTGGGTCCGCAGGGACTGAACATCCCGCATGTCATTCTGACGGACCGCGACCCAAATGGTAGAAGTCCCCCTCGGGTCCGCCGCCGCCTGATCAATCTGCTACAACTGCTTGAAGAAGGCGTCGACTACCGGCGTCTTGACGCTGACGCCGTGATCGCTCGCGCCGAACCCTTCGGCTACTTTGTCAACAGCAACACCCTCGAGCCGGAACTATTCACCGGAGGGCTTGCCGAGGACATTCAGGAGGTGATCGAGCGAGAGCTGGCTATCGGCGACGACTCGCGCGAAGAGTTGCAGGGATGGGTGGACGATCCCGAAACACTCGATGATGATCGCCTTATTGCTCTCATTGAACGGGTCGGCAAGGGTCGCTTTGCCCAGGCGCTAGCGCCCAGCGTCACCGAGGACACTTGCCCAGAATACATCCGCCAGGCGTTGGAGCACATTCGCAATGCCGTTGCGTAG
- a CDS encoding TonB-dependent receptor family protein yields the protein MTPASETSPPAANASLNPPPFQAQQERFIRRPGAETVVSVTQQDKGNQANLREVLEQTPGVYITDRGENTLGTISMRGSDSSQTGPRSGRGVRGYMDGVPIGRIESGITQAFFDTKAIDYIEVYRGANSLRYGALATGGAINAVSKTGLTAPGVALSGSGGSYGNAFGQFEVGGAKGQFDYYGQVNQYRNDGYQFHSRSESTKASGNFGWRPSENVENRTFVSFSKSEQQLPTSVPLKQLDTYRRSGYDPTNASFPYNLRADYDYQRIVNKTVIRAGDTAYEIAPYFMASQFDHLPSPRAGIVDVKWQDSGISLRAERKTEIAGLPTELVAGFRPTYETARYRDWQWAAGSAGNQKSKLVYDDSFRSWLTEGFSEAAIEIVPRVRLFAGAQVFWTNRIFRDEYSGPVVPSGGLLGPASSNGRRNYDREFSALNPKLGVNWEHTRDHFWFANISRSTEVPNSGDIFSLLGIEQAVNGLNNPAVQLNLTQDLRMQRAWTAETGIRGGWERFGYDITLYHMRLRDEILSQCALGLIPLNRLTPGQRAQINGQFACSQSGNLVAYNADRTIHSGIETGFKTRPFVDVFTHRDHIFLNAIWNYTDFRFDNDPVFGSNRLPVLPTHQLFGELGYRHPSGFYASGNIRYVGERQVTFDGSGGDAFVVPAYALYGIKAGWKAPDNSWTLWFEGRNLTNVAYVGDFVPLLKSSDAASGTPSVYPGTGRAFYAGFTKRFN from the coding sequence GTGACGCCGGCCAGCGAAACGTCGCCTCCGGCCGCCAACGCAAGCCTGAATCCACCGCCCTTTCAGGCGCAGCAGGAGCGCTTCATCCGACGCCCCGGCGCCGAGACCGTCGTCTCGGTGACGCAGCAAGACAAGGGCAATCAGGCGAACCTGAGGGAGGTTCTCGAGCAAACGCCGGGTGTCTACATCACCGATCGGGGCGAGAACACGCTCGGCACAATATCAATGCGCGGCAGCGATAGTTCGCAAACCGGCCCGCGAAGCGGCCGCGGCGTGCGCGGCTACATGGATGGCGTGCCGATCGGTCGCATCGAGAGCGGCATCACCCAAGCGTTCTTCGATACGAAGGCCATCGACTATATCGAAGTCTATCGCGGCGCGAACAGTCTGCGCTATGGCGCGCTCGCGACCGGCGGAGCGATCAACGCCGTTTCCAAGACGGGATTGACCGCACCCGGAGTGGCGCTCTCGGGTTCCGGCGGGAGCTATGGCAACGCGTTCGGCCAGTTCGAGGTCGGCGGCGCGAAGGGACAGTTCGACTACTACGGTCAGGTCAACCAGTATCGCAACGACGGATACCAGTTCCACTCCCGCAGCGAATCGACGAAGGCCAGCGGAAACTTCGGTTGGCGGCCGAGCGAGAACGTCGAGAACCGGACCTTTGTGTCTTTCAGCAAGAGCGAACAGCAATTGCCGACGTCGGTGCCGCTGAAGCAGCTCGATACCTACCGGCGATCCGGTTACGATCCGACCAACGCCTCATTTCCCTACAATCTGCGTGCGGACTACGACTATCAGCGCATCGTGAACAAGACCGTCATCCGCGCCGGCGATACGGCCTATGAGATCGCGCCGTATTTCATGGCATCCCAGTTTGACCATCTCCCCTCGCCGCGTGCCGGAATCGTCGATGTCAAATGGCAGGACAGCGGAATTTCGCTTCGCGCCGAACGCAAGACCGAGATTGCCGGCTTGCCGACCGAGCTCGTGGCGGGCTTCCGGCCGACCTACGAAACCGCCAGGTATCGCGACTGGCAATGGGCTGCCGGGTCGGCGGGCAATCAGAAATCCAAGCTCGTCTATGATGACAGTTTTCGTTCATGGCTGACGGAAGGATTCTCTGAAGCCGCAATCGAGATCGTCCCGCGCGTGCGCCTGTTCGCCGGCGCACAGGTATTCTGGACCAACCGAATCTTCCGCGACGAGTATTCCGGACCCGTGGTCCCCTCGGGCGGCCTGCTCGGGCCCGCCAGTTCAAACGGTCGTCGCAACTACGATCGTGAGTTCAGCGCGCTCAATCCCAAACTCGGCGTGAACTGGGAGCACACCAGGGATCATTTCTGGTTCGCCAACATTTCGCGAAGCACCGAGGTCCCCAACAGCGGCGACATCTTCTCGCTATTGGGCATAGAGCAAGCCGTCAACGGATTGAACAATCCGGCTGTGCAGCTCAACCTTACGCAAGACTTGCGCATGCAACGCGCCTGGACCGCCGAAACGGGCATTCGCGGCGGTTGGGAACGCTTCGGTTACGACATCACGCTCTATCATATGCGCCTGCGGGACGAGATATTGTCTCAATGCGCTCTGGGACTGATTCCGCTGAACCGCCTGACGCCGGGACAGCGGGCGCAGATAAATGGCCAGTTCGCCTGCAGCCAGTCGGGCAATCTTGTCGCCTATAACGCCGACCGGACCATTCACAGCGGAATCGAGACCGGCTTCAAGACGCGGCCTTTCGTCGATGTGTTTACGCACCGCGATCATATCTTTCTGAACGCCATCTGGAACTATACCGACTTTCGCTTCGACAACGATCCGGTATTCGGCAGCAACCGGTTGCCGGTGCTGCCGACACATCAACTGTTCGGAGAATTGGGATACCGGCATCCCTCGGGCTTCTATGCTTCCGGCAATATCCGCTACGTCGGCGAGCGTCAGGTGACCTTCGACGGCTCCGGTGGCGACGCCTTCGTCGTCCCGGCGTACGCGCTGTATGGCATCAAGGCAGGCTGGAAAGCCCCCGATAATTCCTGGACGCTGTGGTTCGAAGGACGCAACCTGACGAACGTCGCCTATGTGGGTGACTTCGTGCCGCTGCTGAAATCCAGCGATGCGGCATCTGGAACGCCGTCAGTTTATCCCGGTACGGGGCGGGCGTTCTATGCTGGCTTCACCAAGCGATTCAACTAG
- a CDS encoding restriction endonuclease, which translates to MLSFREAQAVEDLADLLYDFLPGSGNNRTAFPLAASQAGVGDLWVPGSKRPAIVQLLTATLEQRRSCFTKLIVAIVRQAMTYRRGKGNPLSREEIDRLNSLLPGVQFKIPELLDSGFLSSFGPPKAEEPAPRPATMLNEAKAQELAALLIEITKLDPQTRGLRFEAFLNELFAGFGLAPRGAFRLVGEQIDGSFKLQGQTYLVEAKWHGPQIGFADLMIFSGKVAGKASWSRGLFVSNSGFTIDGLDAFARGRQTNLICADGLDLYEVLSRRVSLIDVLEEKARRAAETNRAFVAVRDLSLRGR; encoded by the coding sequence ATGCTGTCATTTCGTGAAGCCCAGGCGGTCGAAGACCTAGCGGACCTCCTCTACGATTTCCTTCCGGGAAGCGGAAACAACAGGACGGCGTTTCCGCTTGCGGCATCGCAAGCTGGCGTCGGAGATCTATGGGTTCCGGGCAGCAAGAGGCCTGCGATCGTCCAGCTCTTGACCGCGACGCTCGAACAGCGCCGGTCGTGCTTTACAAAGCTGATCGTGGCAATCGTCCGGCAGGCCATGACCTACCGACGCGGTAAGGGAAATCCCCTGAGCCGCGAAGAGATCGACCGGCTGAACAGCCTCCTTCCCGGCGTGCAATTCAAGATTCCGGAGTTACTGGATTCGGGCTTCCTCAGCAGTTTCGGCCCGCCGAAAGCCGAGGAGCCCGCGCCCCGACCAGCAACAATGCTGAACGAGGCGAAGGCGCAGGAGCTTGCCGCGCTTCTCATTGAGATCACGAAGCTCGACCCGCAGACACGCGGCCTTCGCTTCGAAGCATTCCTCAACGAGCTGTTTGCTGGCTTCGGCCTTGCACCTCGCGGGGCTTTCCGCCTGGTGGGGGAACAGATCGACGGTAGCTTCAAGCTTCAGGGACAGACCTATCTGGTGGAGGCCAAATGGCACGGACCGCAGATCGGTTTCGCGGACCTGATGATCTTCTCAGGAAAGGTTGCAGGGAAAGCATCGTGGTCGCGCGGTCTGTTTGTTAGCAACTCAGGCTTCACGATAGACGGGCTTGATGCGTTTGCGCGCGGCCGTCAGACCAATCTCATTTGTGCTGACGGTCTCGATCTCTACGAGGTTCTCTCGCGCCGCGTATCGCTGATCGACGTCTTGGAGGAGAAGGCCCGCCGTGCGGCAGAGACAAATCGCGCCTTCGTTGCGGTTCGAGACCTTAGCTTGCGTGGCCGTTGA
- a CDS encoding RsmB/NOP family class I SAM-dependent RNA methyltransferase has translation MTPAARLSAAIELIETIDAQRVPAAKALKEWGTAHRYAGSGDRAAISGLIWDVLRRRASSAWLMDADTPRARVLGMMKLERKLDVEAISALCDGGRFAPEPLTEAERSALTSRTIDAAPPHIAGDYPEWLDPHLVAVFGDDRVAEATAMASRAPLDLRVNTLKAKREKVLASLGYLGATPTPWSPIGLRIELGADARNPGIHAEEDFIKGAIEVQDEGSQLAAMFTAAKPGEQVIDLCAGAGGKTLALAAMMQGKGRLIATDRDKRQLAPIYERLSRAGVHNAEIRAPKGDTDPLADIKSSADLVLIDAPCTGTGTWRRNPDAKWRMRPGALEVRLKDQAEVLDRASRLVKPGGRIAYVTCSVLPSENGEQVRAFVARHPEFSIQPLNETASMLWDRAEDFEKAALRSAEGWLMTPRRTGTDGFFVSVLKKA, from the coding sequence ATGACCCCCGCTGCCCGCCTTTCCGCCGCTATCGAACTGATCGAAACCATCGACGCGCAACGCGTTCCGGCGGCAAAGGCGCTGAAGGAGTGGGGCACCGCGCATCGTTATGCCGGCTCGGGCGACCGCGCGGCGATTTCGGGCCTGATCTGGGACGTGCTGCGGCGGCGGGCATCGAGCGCCTGGCTGATGGACGCCGACACGCCGCGGGCGCGCGTGCTCGGCATGATGAAGCTCGAGCGCAAGCTCGATGTCGAGGCGATATCGGCTCTCTGCGACGGCGGACGCTTTGCGCCGGAACCGCTGACCGAGGCCGAACGATCGGCGCTCACCTCGCGGACCATCGACGCCGCGCCGCCGCACATCGCCGGCGACTATCCGGAATGGCTGGATCCGCATCTCGTTGCCGTGTTCGGCGACGATCGCGTGGCGGAGGCGACCGCGATGGCGAGCCGCGCGCCGCTCGATCTGCGCGTCAATACGCTGAAGGCCAAGCGCGAAAAAGTGCTGGCGTCGCTTGGCTATCTCGGAGCTACGCCGACGCCGTGGTCGCCGATCGGGCTCCGCATCGAACTCGGCGCCGACGCCCGCAATCCCGGCATTCATGCGGAAGAGGATTTCATCAAGGGCGCGATCGAAGTGCAGGACGAGGGCTCGCAGCTTGCGGCGATGTTCACCGCTGCAAAGCCCGGCGAGCAGGTGATCGATCTGTGCGCCGGCGCCGGCGGCAAGACGCTGGCGCTGGCCGCGATGATGCAAGGCAAGGGGCGATTAATCGCGACCGATCGCGACAAGCGCCAGCTCGCCCCGATCTACGAGCGGCTGTCGCGGGCCGGCGTCCACAACGCCGAGATTCGTGCGCCGAAGGGCGACACTGATCCATTGGCCGACATCAAGTCGTCCGCCGATCTCGTGCTGATCGACGCGCCCTGCACCGGCACCGGCACCTGGCGCCGCAACCCCGATGCCAAATGGCGGATGCGCCCCGGCGCGCTGGAGGTTCGCTTGAAGGACCAGGCCGAAGTGCTTGATCGCGCAAGCCGCCTGGTCAAGCCGGGCGGCCGGATCGCCTATGTCACCTGCTCGGTGCTGCCAAGCGAAAACGGCGAACAAGTCCGCGCTTTCGTGGCACGTCATCCCGAGTTTTCGATTCAGCCACTGAACGAGACGGCGAGCATGCTATGGGACAGAGCGGAAGATTTTGAAAAGGCTGCGCTGCGATCGGCGGAAGGCTGGTTGATGACGCCTCGTCGCACGGGCACGGATGGATTCTTCGTCTCGGTGCTGAAGAAGGCGTGA
- a CDS encoding ATP-dependent helicase — MPLRSVSAAYLAQAADLVGNPGQQAAYDSTGHCVVLAGPGSGKTKTLVLKLARIMAEDVRAPRGAACITYSQECARELTRRLERLGLREAPNLFIGTVHGFCLRHLLMPYGRLADLPVPFPLAVATQRQSDQAMKRVGDRLFGVGHPNKPMELGRHRRSVLDRTSIAWTSEAELAAWAEGYEAELRRLGIIDFDDLVIFGQRLVSEHDWVLPLLQAKFPVLAVDEYQDLGVALHRIVKRVAFDGGVRLFAVGDPDQSIYGFTGADGALLQELAGRDDVERVQLQLNYRSASRIVSASEMALGEARGYQSNDPDRQAVIEFVRCPAGLEGQAAHAVAEIIPAALAAKPGRALGEIAILYRDYRAGDVVAEAAAAAGLDFVRIDTAAPYRKVALTSWIEDCAAWCSSGWRKARPQLRGLLDRWLGFHRTRISDAQARDETQRLTQLLWSLRVEEGLAREFVAGVRAGILDALMATEPSLADQREQVDRMSAALAVGGPLADLDLASLGGRDGSPLHLNLLTLHSAKGCEYDVVIMVGLDLGSLPWRNELPAVRRESRRLFYVGLTRARDEIHMLYSGYVDTRGGRMNWGRSPFLNELEARMEEAYGE; from the coding sequence ATGCCGTTGCGTAGCGTCAGTGCGGCCTATCTCGCCCAGGCGGCCGATCTTGTCGGCAATCCGGGCCAGCAGGCGGCCTATGACTCAACTGGCCACTGCGTGGTGCTGGCTGGACCCGGCAGCGGTAAGACCAAGACGCTGGTGCTCAAGCTCGCCCGAATCATGGCTGAGGACGTGCGCGCACCGCGCGGGGCGGCGTGCATCACCTATAGCCAGGAGTGTGCACGCGAGCTGACGCGTCGCCTCGAACGGCTAGGCCTGCGCGAGGCGCCCAATCTGTTTATCGGCACAGTCCATGGCTTCTGCTTGAGGCATCTCCTCATGCCCTATGGCCGGCTTGCGGACCTGCCGGTGCCGTTCCCGCTCGCCGTCGCCACGCAACGGCAGAGCGACCAAGCAATGAAGCGGGTCGGAGATCGGCTGTTCGGCGTCGGCCATCCCAACAAGCCGATGGAACTTGGGCGGCATCGACGGTCGGTTCTCGATAGGACGTCTATCGCCTGGACCAGCGAGGCGGAGCTCGCCGCATGGGCGGAGGGATATGAGGCCGAGCTGCGTCGCTTAGGCATCATCGACTTCGATGATCTTGTGATTTTCGGGCAGCGACTGGTGTCGGAGCATGACTGGGTGCTCCCGCTTCTTCAGGCGAAATTTCCGGTCCTCGCGGTCGACGAATATCAGGACCTCGGCGTGGCGTTGCACCGCATCGTGAAGCGCGTCGCCTTCGATGGCGGCGTCCGGCTCTTTGCGGTGGGTGACCCCGATCAGTCGATCTACGGCTTCACCGGCGCGGACGGAGCCCTGCTGCAGGAACTGGCCGGGCGGGACGATGTCGAGCGTGTTCAGCTCCAGCTCAACTATCGTTCGGCGTCGCGCATCGTCAGCGCATCGGAAATGGCGCTCGGCGAGGCTCGTGGTTATCAATCCAACGACCCGGACCGACAGGCGGTCATCGAATTCGTCCGATGCCCCGCTGGGCTCGAAGGACAGGCTGCGCACGCGGTCGCCGAGATCATCCCGGCAGCGCTCGCGGCCAAGCCCGGACGCGCGCTCGGCGAGATCGCCATTCTCTACCGGGATTATCGGGCCGGCGACGTCGTCGCGGAAGCTGCTGCTGCCGCGGGTCTTGATTTCGTCCGCATCGACACCGCAGCTCCTTATCGGAAAGTCGCGCTCACGAGCTGGATCGAGGATTGCGCCGCCTGGTGCTCCAGCGGCTGGCGCAAGGCCCGTCCGCAGTTGCGTGGGCTGCTCGATCGCTGGCTCGGATTTCACCGCACTCGGATATCCGACGCACAGGCGCGTGATGAAACGCAACGTCTAACACAGCTTCTCTGGTCGCTTCGAGTCGAGGAGGGACTCGCTCGGGAGTTCGTGGCGGGAGTACGGGCTGGGATTCTGGATGCGTTGATGGCGACCGAACCGAGCCTCGCCGATCAGCGTGAACAGGTAGACCGCATGTCCGCGGCGCTAGCGGTCGGGGGGCCGCTCGCGGACCTTGACCTAGCGAGCCTCGGGGGACGCGATGGCTCACCGCTGCACCTGAATTTGTTGACGCTGCACTCCGCGAAGGGCTGCGAATATGACGTCGTGATCATGGTTGGTCTCGATCTCGGAAGTCTGCCCTGGCGCAATGAGCTGCCGGCGGTTCGCCGCGAGAGCCGACGGTTGTTCTACGTCGGCCTTACGCGAGCTCGGGACGAGATCCACATGCTCTATTCCGGCTATGTTGATACGCGTGGCGGGAGGATGAATTGGGGGCGCTCCCCGTTCTTGAACGAACTTGAAGCGCGAATGGAAGAGGCCTACGGCGAGTAA
- a CDS encoding DHCW motif cupin fold protein, whose translation MKIPTLPFTVTDWSQVAATTHPGVSGEALWRTLNIGDLRVRMVEYSPGYFADHWCDRGHVLYVLEGELDTELRDGRTFKLRAGMSYQVSDFGDAAHRSSTKTGAKLFIVD comes from the coding sequence ATGAAAATTCCCACCCTGCCCTTCACCGTCACTGACTGGAGCCAGGTCGCCGCGACCACGCATCCGGGTGTTTCAGGCGAAGCGCTGTGGCGCACGCTCAACATCGGCGACTTGCGCGTGCGGATGGTCGAGTATTCGCCGGGCTATTTCGCCGATCACTGGTGCGACCGCGGTCACGTGCTCTATGTGCTGGAAGGCGAGCTCGATACCGAACTGCGCGACGGGCGGACGTTCAAGCTTCGTGCGGGGATGAGCTACCAGGTGTCGGATTTCGGCGATGCTGCGCATCGCTCGTCGACGAAGACCGGAGCGAAGTTGTTCATCGTGGATTGA